Proteins encoded in a region of the Teredinibacter purpureus genome:
- the eda gene encoding bifunctional 4-hydroxy-2-oxoglutarate aldolase/2-dehydro-3-deoxy-phosphogluconate aldolase, with amino-acid sequence MSITKEYLQPLGVMPVVVIENAADAVAITHALKAGGIKAIEVTLRTPAALAAIRTIKAECQGIEVGVGTVVNRQQLDDIAEIGVDFAISPGFTPRLIQHAQSVGVEMLPGVATLSEVMMGMECGLSCFKLFPAVAVGGIPLLKSIAGPLPQISFCPTGGLTVDNFTDFLALPNVACVGGSWLVPQTLVAERNWQAITDIAAATMAKIG; translated from the coding sequence ATGAGTATTACCAAAGAGTATCTACAACCGTTGGGCGTTATGCCGGTTGTGGTGATTGAAAACGCAGCAGACGCTGTCGCCATTACCCATGCGTTGAAGGCCGGCGGGATAAAAGCTATCGAAGTGACGTTGCGTACCCCAGCTGCGTTGGCGGCAATTAGAACGATTAAGGCTGAATGCCAAGGCATAGAGGTGGGTGTTGGTACGGTTGTGAATCGGCAGCAGTTAGATGACATTGCCGAGATTGGCGTCGATTTCGCTATCTCGCCGGGTTTTACGCCCAGATTAATACAGCATGCGCAAAGCGTTGGTGTCGAAATGCTTCCAGGTGTTGCTACACTTTCTGAGGTGATGATGGGCATGGAATGTGGTTTAAGTTGTTTTAAGTTGTTTCCTGCTGTTGCTGTCGGTGGAATCCCATTGCTGAAGTCTATCGCAGGGCCATTACCGCAGATTAGTTTTTGCCCTACCGGTGGTTTAACCGTTGATAACTTCACTGATTTTCTAGCGTTGCCGAATGTCGCGTGTGTAGGAGGCTCTTGGTTGGTGCCGCAAACACTCGTTGCAGAGCGAAATTGGCAAGCCATTACTGATATCGCGGCTGCGACCATGGCTAAAATTGGCTAA
- the gap gene encoding type I glyceraldehyde-3-phosphate dehydrogenase: MSTIKVGINGFGRIGRLVFRAACERDNVEVVGINDLVDVDYLAYMLKYDSTHGQFNGTVEVVDGKLIVNGKEVRVTAERNPADLKWDEIGVDYVAEATGIFLTKDTADAHLKAGAKKVVLTGPSKDDTPMFVMGVNNTKYTNDVNIVSNASCTTNCLAPIAKVLNDNWGIDEALMTTVHATTATQKTVDGPSVKDWRGGRGAGQNIIPSSTGAAKAVGKVIPELNGKLTGMAFRVPTPDVSVVDLTVRLEKPTTYDEIKAAMKAASEGEMAGVLGYTEDAVVSNDFIGDPRTSIFDADAGIQLSEKFVKVVSWYDNEWGYSNKVVDLMEYMESQA, encoded by the coding sequence ATGAGCACCATTAAAGTCGGAATCAATGGCTTTGGACGTATCGGCCGCCTCGTTTTTCGTGCTGCTTGCGAGCGCGATAATGTAGAAGTTGTTGGTATTAACGACCTAGTAGACGTCGATTACCTAGCATATATGCTGAAGTATGATTCCACTCACGGTCAGTTCAACGGTACCGTTGAAGTTGTAGACGGAAAATTGATCGTAAATGGCAAAGAAGTACGTGTGACTGCTGAGCGTAACCCAGCAGACCTTAAGTGGGATGAAATTGGCGTAGATTACGTTGCTGAAGCCACTGGTATCTTCTTGACTAAAGACACTGCTGACGCTCACTTGAAAGCTGGCGCCAAGAAAGTTGTATTGACTGGCCCATCTAAAGATGACACCCCAATGTTTGTTATGGGCGTGAATAACACCAAGTACACCAACGATGTAAACATCGTATCAAACGCGTCTTGTACCACTAACTGCTTGGCACCTATCGCTAAAGTATTGAACGATAACTGGGGTATTGACGAAGCGTTAATGACAACTGTTCACGCAACAACCGCTACTCAGAAGACTGTTGATGGTCCATCTGTTAAAGATTGGCGCGGTGGTCGTGGCGCTGGCCAGAACATCATCCCATCATCTACTGGCGCGGCAAAAGCTGTTGGTAAAGTGATTCCTGAATTGAATGGAAAATTGACCGGTATGGCGTTCCGCGTACCAACTCCAGACGTTTCTGTTGTGGATTTGACTGTTCGTCTTGAGAAGCCTACTACTTATGACGAGATTAAAGCCGCTATGAAAGCCGCTTCTGAAGGTGAAATGGCGGGTGTTTTGGGTTACACCGAAGACGCTGTTGTTTCTAACGACTTCATTGGTGATCCACGTACGTCTATCTTCGATGCCGATGCTGGTATTCAGCTTAGTGAAAAATTCGTTAAAGTTGTCTCTTGGTACGATAACGAGTGGGGATACTCCAATAAGGTTGTAGACCTTATGGAATACATGGAGTCACAAGCTTAA
- a CDS encoding YbaN family protein, which yields MLLNAKKHLPLWKKIALISIGWVAVLLGLAGIFLPILPTTPFLILAASCFANSSERFHRWLLNSPLFGPIISDWQQKRAIQAKTKRWAILVVLLTFGSSIFIVPSFSLKLMLLVMLCICLFFIIRLKETV from the coding sequence ATGTTACTTAACGCAAAAAAGCACTTGCCATTATGGAAAAAAATAGCGCTAATTTCGATTGGGTGGGTTGCGGTATTGCTAGGCTTAGCCGGTATTTTCTTACCAATATTACCCACTACTCCCTTTCTTATTTTAGCCGCTAGCTGTTTTGCCAACAGTTCTGAACGCTTTCATCGATGGCTATTAAACAGCCCTCTATTCGGCCCCATTATCAGTGACTGGCAACAAAAACGGGCTATTCAAGCAAAGACAAAGCGCTGGGCGATACTCGTTGTATTGCTTACCTTTGGTAGCTCTATTTTTATTGTGCCATCGTTTAGCCTAAAACTAATGCTGCTCGTAATGCTTTGTATCTGCCTATTTTTTATTATTCGGCTGAAAGAAACGGTGTAG
- a CDS encoding HD-GYP domain-containing protein produces MSLIKRIPMEKVELGMYVSDQTPGLEDGELRPQGFIRRWETVDKLTGMGLDEIYIDAHRGLDSPFSSPIQPDGSALTPKVGLEKERQQAQKIYAEAKGLVTDILNNVKVGKAIDVGPVEELADEINSSVLNNHNALLCLAAIREKDQYLLEHSINVGILMGIFTRFLGYEQEMIHQLVTGALLHDIGKIRVPSRILNKPGKLSDDEWGEMKRHVAYGQEVLLKSEGITEVALSICGMHHERLDGSGYPLALEEFKINNYGRLAAIVDIYDAMTADRVYHKGKTPAEAMTFLHELAGHHLDRKLVTQFSRCMSVYPVGTFVQLNNGKAGVVVSTVSDTPDTPIVNVFYDVKTRLIEKAVSFDLSLEKNEFTIVEALDPEEFGVNTNDFL; encoded by the coding sequence ATGAGTCTGATAAAGCGCATCCCCATGGAAAAAGTAGAGCTGGGCATGTATGTATCGGATCAGACTCCCGGTTTAGAGGATGGGGAGCTGAGGCCGCAAGGCTTCATTCGACGCTGGGAAACCGTGGACAAGCTTACGGGCATGGGCCTGGATGAAATCTACATCGACGCTCATCGCGGGTTAGACTCGCCCTTCTCCTCCCCTATACAGCCTGATGGGTCTGCACTAACCCCTAAAGTAGGACTCGAAAAGGAACGGCAGCAAGCTCAAAAAATCTATGCAGAAGCCAAGGGCCTGGTTACCGATATTCTCAATAATGTCAAAGTAGGTAAAGCTATTGATGTGGGTCCTGTGGAAGAGCTGGCGGATGAGATTAATAGCTCTGTGCTCAATAATCACAACGCTTTACTGTGTCTCGCAGCCATACGCGAGAAAGATCAATATCTATTAGAGCATTCCATTAATGTCGGTATTTTAATGGGCATCTTCACGCGTTTCCTAGGCTACGAACAAGAAATGATCCATCAACTCGTTACGGGGGCCCTACTACACGACATTGGAAAGATTCGTGTGCCATCACGTATCTTAAATAAGCCCGGTAAGCTAAGTGACGACGAATGGGGCGAAATGAAGCGGCATGTTGCTTATGGACAAGAAGTGTTACTAAAATCGGAAGGTATTACAGAAGTCGCACTCTCTATTTGCGGAATGCATCATGAGCGCCTTGATGGCAGCGGCTACCCTCTAGCGCTAGAAGAATTTAAGATTAATAACTACGGGCGACTCGCCGCCATAGTCGACATCTATGACGCAATGACAGCTGACCGCGTTTACCATAAAGGTAAAACGCCGGCAGAAGCGATGACTTTTTTACACGAACTCGCGGGACATCATCTAGATCGAAAGCTCGTGACACAATTTTCTCGCTGTATGAGCGTCTACCCCGTCGGCACTTTTGTACAACTCAACAATGGTAAAGCTGGTGTTGTGGTAAGCACTGTCTCCGACACCCCCGATACACCAATCGTAAATGTATTTTACGATGTTAAAACAAGACTTATTGAGAAGGCAGTATCATTCGACCTTTCGCTCGAAAAGAATGAATTCACTATTGTCGAGGCGCTTGATCCTGAAGAGTTTGGCGTAAACACTAACGACTTTCTTTAA
- a CDS encoding TonB-dependent receptor plug domain-containing protein has translation MNYRIGKLTLGGVLLCAVSSLTFAQPEERTNNREELSLEEVDGESDSAGQGIEETYVLGQRRGNFTEITQETEKLVDMPGALGDPLGAVFSLPGVVYGDGGEPAVRGSSPDDNLFLVDFLPAGYIFHDFNTSIFHEYIMHDFQLYSAGFGPEYGNVTGAVFDINLRQPRKQPLQTVLDLSMLRSGVFLEGQVTESSAFYLSGRHSMLHLFIPEGEENEGVVLTRVPRDNDYQLKYAWDLDANNTLTFSASGAGDLAEAVLSREMDFVRSNPDFEGDAEILSRFNGQKVIWDHQRENGGRLKVGGGHLNNERNVSWGNQYYYDESTKSDTLKAQYSQPVGNSHLLTVGGMYQQNSFLVGYDQVLFVCTEFDVDCTLNRDARYENEQSIDQVETHLYVNDSWQATPSLVLDIGLQLQENDYTNERFVNPRAGLRYQLNSQWAIASSAGQYNRFPELEYVLPEIGNENLQSPTATHYTLGVDRELNDGWSWSLEAYYKLMDNLPLALAGGEDNSALLYSNDVSGEATGVDVFINKEMTTNWYSWLALSYSLSERTNDRSGETVNYYLDTPMILNWVVNYSRSETFNVGWRWTIRSGTAYTPIVGIQENPWFDDSVLPEYGDPYSDRLPLTSRLDVRFKWLGQLWGMDTEYIVDILNALNQENVTGVGLDYEKVDSVNDPLKTEENVSPGIIAALGMRLKF, from the coding sequence ATGAACTACAGGATTGGAAAATTAACGTTGGGGGGTGTCCTGTTATGCGCCGTTTCGTCTTTAACGTTTGCTCAGCCTGAAGAGCGTACCAATAACCGAGAGGAGTTATCGCTCGAAGAGGTTGATGGCGAAAGCGACTCTGCCGGGCAGGGCATTGAAGAGACCTACGTATTGGGGCAGCGACGAGGTAATTTTACCGAAATAACACAAGAAACAGAAAAGCTTGTCGATATGCCTGGAGCGCTTGGTGACCCGTTGGGCGCCGTGTTTAGTTTGCCTGGGGTTGTCTACGGTGATGGCGGTGAGCCCGCCGTAAGGGGTTCGTCTCCTGACGATAATCTTTTTCTTGTTGACTTTCTACCTGCGGGATACATTTTTCATGACTTTAATACCTCTATTTTTCACGAATACATCATGCATGATTTCCAACTTTATTCTGCGGGTTTTGGCCCGGAGTACGGGAACGTAACCGGCGCGGTGTTCGATATAAATTTACGCCAGCCGAGGAAACAACCCCTGCAAACGGTACTCGATCTTTCCATGCTCCGTTCAGGCGTTTTTTTGGAGGGGCAAGTAACGGAGAGTTCGGCCTTTTATTTATCGGGTCGGCACAGCATGCTGCACTTATTTATACCTGAAGGAGAGGAGAATGAGGGTGTTGTACTAACCCGCGTACCTCGAGATAATGATTATCAATTGAAGTATGCATGGGATCTAGATGCTAATAATACGTTAACGTTTAGCGCGAGTGGCGCGGGCGATTTAGCGGAAGCGGTATTATCAAGAGAGATGGACTTTGTGAGAAGCAACCCCGATTTCGAGGGCGACGCAGAAATTCTTTCTCGTTTTAACGGGCAAAAAGTCATTTGGGATCATCAGCGAGAAAATGGTGGCCGCTTAAAGGTGGGTGGAGGTCATCTTAATAACGAGCGTAACGTTAGTTGGGGCAATCAATATTACTACGACGAAAGTACAAAAAGTGATACGTTAAAAGCGCAGTATTCTCAACCTGTGGGCAATAGCCATTTGTTAACCGTTGGGGGAATGTATCAACAAAATTCATTTTTAGTGGGATACGACCAAGTTTTATTTGTGTGCACTGAATTTGATGTGGATTGTACGCTTAATCGTGACGCTCGTTATGAAAACGAACAATCAATAGATCAAGTAGAAACTCATTTGTATGTTAATGATAGCTGGCAGGCAACACCATCTCTGGTTCTTGATATCGGCCTACAGCTACAGGAGAACGATTACACGAACGAACGATTTGTAAATCCGCGGGCGGGGTTGCGGTACCAACTTAATAGCCAGTGGGCTATTGCCTCCAGCGCAGGACAATATAACCGGTTTCCTGAACTTGAATATGTATTGCCTGAAATTGGGAACGAAAATTTACAATCACCCACTGCAACGCATTACACATTAGGCGTAGATAGGGAGTTAAACGATGGTTGGAGTTGGTCGTTAGAAGCCTACTACAAACTAATGGATAATTTGCCGTTAGCATTAGCCGGTGGTGAGGACAATAGTGCGCTGCTCTACAGTAATGATGTGAGCGGCGAGGCAACAGGAGTTGACGTTTTCATTAATAAAGAAATGACGACCAATTGGTATTCTTGGTTGGCGTTGAGCTATTCGCTAAGTGAAAGAACAAATGATCGAAGCGGCGAAACGGTTAATTACTATTTGGACACACCAATGATATTAAATTGGGTGGTGAATTATTCTCGAAGTGAAACGTTTAATGTTGGCTGGCGCTGGACCATTCGCAGCGGGACAGCGTATACGCCAATTGTGGGTATACAAGAAAATCCTTGGTTCGACGATAGCGTGTTGCCCGAGTATGGAGACCCTTATTCAGACCGATTACCCCTCACGTCTCGTTTAGACGTTCGTTTTAAATGGCTGGGGCAATTGTGGGGAATGGATACTGAATACATTGTTGATATTTTAAATGCGCTAAACCAAGAAAATGTGACTGGCGTTGGTTTAGATTACGAAAAAGTCGATTCGGTGAACGACCCCTTAAAAACAGAGGAAAATGTTTCGCCGGGTATTATTGCCGCATTGGGTATGCGACTAAAGTTTTAG
- a CDS encoding efflux RND transporter periplasmic adaptor subunit has protein sequence MNKKIVFPLGILAVGGIIVALLFVGKPKPEPVAENDSPALIKVMVTEAKQQRLRLAVLAQGTVTPKREINLVAQVSGLIVNVEPAFDDGGFFEPHQVLIKIDDREYQAALLVAKARVAEAEYRLAEEQGLSRQAKREWRDLGNQNANDLFMRKPQLAAAKANLESAKGAVTIAQLNVQRTSISVPFTGRVKETFVDLGQYITVGSSLATVYDSTTVEVRLALTEHQASLVNLPFMAQSKTLEEQKLPGVQIRGSVAGKVHQWQGELARTDAFVDSNSRMYYAVVEVENPFQLVGQNEAPLLPGLFVEAEIEGKLIDGVMELPRSALYQRDKIVYLDSDNTVVMQKVKVLRRSDDTIWVQGELDANTLVAIEKQSVTPTGTTVEPLLESDINTLPVATREPVKATPDASHAEITEQE, from the coding sequence ATGAATAAAAAAATTGTATTCCCGTTAGGCATATTGGCGGTCGGCGGCATAATCGTTGCCCTACTTTTTGTTGGTAAGCCAAAGCCTGAGCCGGTAGCCGAGAATGATAGCCCAGCGCTTATTAAAGTGATGGTAACGGAAGCTAAGCAGCAACGTTTGCGTTTAGCCGTTTTAGCGCAAGGTACGGTAACACCCAAACGGGAAATCAATTTAGTCGCGCAGGTGTCAGGTTTAATTGTGAATGTTGAGCCAGCCTTTGACGACGGAGGTTTTTTTGAACCGCACCAAGTGTTAATTAAAATCGATGATAGAGAATATCAAGCAGCATTATTGGTTGCAAAAGCAAGGGTTGCTGAAGCTGAATATCGCCTTGCAGAAGAGCAGGGGTTAAGTCGTCAAGCAAAACGCGAGTGGCGTGATCTAGGCAATCAAAATGCAAACGACCTTTTTATGCGTAAGCCCCAATTGGCCGCTGCAAAGGCCAATCTAGAATCGGCTAAAGGCGCTGTAACTATTGCGCAATTAAATGTGCAACGCACGTCCATTTCTGTGCCTTTCACCGGCAGAGTAAAAGAAACTTTTGTTGATTTGGGGCAGTACATTACCGTAGGCAGTTCTTTGGCAACCGTATACGATTCTACTACCGTAGAAGTGCGATTAGCGTTAACAGAGCATCAAGCGTCCTTGGTAAACTTACCTTTTATGGCGCAATCAAAAACCCTGGAAGAACAAAAGCTCCCAGGGGTACAGATTAGAGGCAGTGTGGCTGGTAAGGTGCATCAGTGGCAAGGCGAATTAGCACGTACCGATGCATTCGTCGATTCAAATTCTCGTATGTATTACGCCGTAGTAGAGGTTGAGAATCCGTTTCAACTCGTGGGGCAAAACGAAGCGCCCTTATTGCCAGGCCTCTTTGTTGAAGCAGAGATAGAAGGCAAACTCATCGATGGGGTGATGGAGCTTCCACGTAGCGCACTCTATCAACGCGATAAAATCGTGTATTTAGATTCAGATAACACGGTTGTTATGCAGAAAGTAAAAGTTCTTAGGCGCTCAGACGACACAATATGGGTGCAAGGGGAGCTTGACGCTAACACCCTCGTGGCGATAGAAAAGCAGTCGGTCACGCCAACCGGCACCACCGTGGAGCCTCTACTGGAAAGCGACATCAACACCTTGCCGGTGGCTACAAGAGAACCCGTAAAAGCAACTCCTGACGCAAGTCATGCCGAAATAACGGAGCAGGAGTAA